A single genomic interval of Zobellia nedashkovskayae harbors:
- a CDS encoding YraN family protein, translating to MGKHNEFGKEGEKLAVNFLLEKGYKILHKNYRYLKAEIDIIAQKDGVVVIVEVRARSNDQIIPIAETITSKKIKLLVTAADFYITDNDLDVDVRFDVITILKNPKIFKIEHLESAFYHF from the coding sequence ATGGGAAAACATAATGAATTTGGTAAAGAAGGAGAGAAACTGGCAGTCAATTTTTTGCTTGAAAAGGGATATAAAATTCTCCATAAAAATTACCGTTATTTAAAAGCCGAAATAGATATCATAGCCCAAAAGGATGGCGTAGTGGTTATTGTAGAGGTGCGTGCCCGTAGTAATGATCAAATTATACCTATTGCAGAAACGATAACATCAAAAAAAATTAAGCTTTTGGTTACTGCTGCAGATTTCTACATTACTGACAATGATTTAGATGTAGACGTCCGTTTTGATGTAATTACCATTTTGAAGAACCCTAAAATCTTCAAAATAGAGCATTTAGAAAGTGCTTTTTATCATTTTTAA
- a CDS encoding aspartate kinase translates to MKTISSVVEQYIKKKPFLQSALAQGIINLTSLSRIVKPEIENELGKDIRNGAIVMALKRLSDDLEFRATHKIIKVLKNIGEITVRSSLTDFTFLVSESILENQSQLLEEVNKNKDVFYTSSRGVNELNIVVSNSLDGTVEDLFKNEKCTQKATNLSSITVKLPAENVSVPGIYYFIFQRLAWEGIVLYEVISTTNEFTILVDDKQVDVAFKTIKDLKML, encoded by the coding sequence ATGAAAACGATTTCTTCCGTAGTCGAACAGTACATTAAAAAGAAGCCTTTCTTGCAAAGTGCACTAGCACAAGGCATTATCAATTTAACATCACTTTCTAGGATTGTAAAACCAGAAATTGAGAACGAATTAGGAAAAGACATTCGCAACGGAGCAATTGTAATGGCTTTGAAACGCCTTTCAGATGATTTAGAATTTAGGGCGACTCACAAAATAATCAAAGTTTTAAAGAATATTGGTGAGATTACAGTGCGCTCATCACTCACTGATTTTACTTTTTTAGTTTCTGAGTCCATTCTTGAAAACCAAAGCCAACTATTGGAGGAAGTAAATAAGAACAAAGATGTTTTCTATACTTCTTCTCGTGGTGTAAATGAACTGAATATTGTGGTAAGCAATAGCCTAGATGGTACGGTAGAAGATCTTTTCAAGAATGAGAAGTGTACGCAGAAGGCTACGAACTTATCATCTATTACCGTGAAGCTTCCAGCGGAAAACGTATCCGTTCCTGGAATTTATTACTTCATATTCCAGCGCTTAGCTTGGGAAGGGATTGTACTTTACGAGGTAATTTCTACAACCAACGAGTTTACCATCCTAGTTGATGATAAACAAGTAGATGTGGCTTTCAAGACTATAAAAGATTTGAAAATGCTTTAA
- a CDS encoding TlpA family protein disulfide reductase has product MKKYLFVFTLLFAFCAQAQHTISGTFSPASKYKYLLAYRLKAGSQSFIANTTIKDGKFTLQIPENAKTGMYRLVYAVPQDEFYFDVIYNGKEDVELAFDATQGVSFISSKENKIMSSYFQTIGSSVEQLVNYYIEGKSDKKEFKECTSQLRAVQEAYEEQAKGLMVENFILANKPYIPAEFESVQEYIAHKKDHYFDYLKVDNEVLQASDFLTDKLKNYVFTALPAEQLSSTETEKAIQANINKVNTKLAPVADAYKFDVFYNLWKMSTNGGLNETTDFIYDTYLKSLATASSDPNKAQELASQHRLRIGAKAPELEWTAADVQKKLSAMEGAENYLLVFWSSTCSHCLKELPELHKELKKYPKVKVIAVGLEDNTDTWVPESSKLPAFEHAIALGRWESKYARLYDIRSTPTYFLLDSDKRIIAKPESDKGVIELLKK; this is encoded by the coding sequence ATGAAAAAATATCTTTTTGTATTCACTTTGCTTTTTGCCTTTTGTGCACAAGCCCAGCATACCATTTCCGGAACATTTTCACCTGCTAGCAAATACAAGTATTTATTAGCTTATAGACTAAAGGCCGGTTCGCAGTCTTTCATTGCAAACACCACTATTAAGGATGGAAAGTTTACACTGCAAATACCGGAGAACGCTAAAACAGGTATGTACCGTTTGGTATATGCTGTTCCACAAGATGAGTTCTATTTTGATGTTATTTACAATGGTAAAGAAGATGTTGAACTAGCTTTTGATGCTACGCAAGGTGTTTCCTTTATCTCATCAAAGGAAAATAAAATCATGTCTTCTTATTTTCAGACCATAGGTTCTTCTGTGGAGCAGTTGGTAAATTATTATATAGAAGGGAAGTCAGACAAAAAGGAATTCAAAGAATGTACCAGCCAGTTAAGAGCTGTCCAAGAAGCCTATGAAGAGCAAGCAAAAGGTTTAATGGTCGAAAACTTCATTTTAGCGAACAAACCTTATATTCCAGCTGAATTTGAATCTGTTCAAGAGTACATCGCCCATAAGAAAGATCATTATTTTGACTACTTAAAGGTTGATAACGAGGTTTTACAGGCTTCTGATTTTTTAACGGATAAGTTGAAGAATTACGTTTTTACGGCTTTACCTGCAGAACAACTATCTTCTACCGAAACCGAAAAGGCTATTCAAGCTAATATTAACAAGGTAAACACCAAACTTGCACCGGTAGCGGATGCTTATAAATTTGATGTGTTTTACAACTTATGGAAAATGAGTACTAACGGCGGACTTAACGAAACCACAGATTTTATTTACGATACCTACTTAAAATCTCTTGCCACTGCCTCAAGCGACCCAAACAAAGCCCAAGAATTAGCATCTCAACATCGTTTACGTATTGGTGCGAAAGCACCAGAACTGGAATGGACAGCTGCTGATGTTCAGAAGAAATTGAGTGCAATGGAAGGTGCAGAGAACTATCTCCTTGTTTTCTGGAGCAGTACGTGTTCTCATTGCCTAAAGGAACTTCCCGAGCTTCATAAAGAATTGAAAAAGTATCCAAAGGTAAAGGTCATTGCGGTTGGTTTAGAAGACAACACGGACACATGGGTACCGGAATCTTCCAAATTACCTGCCTTTGAGCATGCTATTGCTTTAGGAAGATGGGAAAGTAAGTATGCTAGATTATATGACATTCGTTCAACGCCAACATATTTCCTATTAGATTCCGATAAGCGTATTATTGCTAAACCGGAGAGCGATAAGGGAGTAATAGAGCTGCTAAAAAAGTAA
- a CDS encoding CocE/NonD family hydrolase, producing the protein MKFRFILVLLVAMGALSLHAQNADSLYFRQHYDLKEYRIPMRDGAELFTAVYTPKDKSKDYPILLNRTCYNASKYSNYNAFDYPSRYLIEDGYILVYQDVRGRYMSDGEFDNMRPNIPGNNRRNKKDIDESSDTYDTIDWMIKKIKGNNGRVGMYGISYPGHYTAAGMIDAHPALKASSPQAPIADFFFDDFHHQGAYLESYTAAFAVFGYQKDSLTRDSWYMDKLMRLYENPAADAYDFFLKLGPLKNITKNYHHDNFFWNQIVDHPNYDEFWQKRNILPHLKNIDHAVMTVGGWFDAEDLYGPLNIYKTVEATSPKAKNSIVMGPWDHGAWAREKGKTIHNHIYFGDSISSFYLKNIESKFFAHHLKDDGPDTLPEAYMFDTGAKKWETFDAWPPKEIEPISLYFGENGKLSINKPIDEKAVFEYTSDPQKPVPYTSQIEGLTFTPRRYMSDDQRQASRRPDVLTFETDALKEDRVLAGEIMAKLKVAMTGTDGDFIVKLVDVYPDDHEQYEHNPDNIIMGGYQQLVRAEVFRGRFRNSFENPEPFVPGEPSDVNFRLQDILHTFKKGHRIMIQIHSTWFPYIDRNPQKYVDNIYKADEEDFIKSTIQVFGSSSVEVGGTQDCCAPEPFRSSNEKIIKD; encoded by the coding sequence ATGAAATTCAGGTTTATACTAGTCTTACTTGTTGCCATGGGAGCACTATCCCTTCATGCACAAAATGCAGATTCTCTTTACTTCAGACAACATTATGACCTAAAGGAATACCGCATACCCATGCGAGATGGCGCAGAACTTTTTACAGCTGTTTACACTCCAAAGGACAAGTCTAAAGATTATCCTATTTTATTAAATCGTACGTGTTACAACGCTAGTAAATATTCAAATTACAATGCCTTCGATTACCCTTCGAGATATTTAATCGAGGATGGTTATATATTGGTGTATCAAGATGTGCGCGGAAGGTACATGTCCGATGGTGAGTTTGATAACATGCGCCCAAATATCCCTGGAAACAACCGTAGGAACAAGAAGGATATTGACGAGAGTTCGGATACCTACGATACTATTGATTGGATGATTAAGAAAATCAAAGGTAACAATGGTCGTGTTGGTATGTACGGCATTTCGTATCCTGGCCATTATACAGCTGCTGGAATGATAGATGCGCATCCTGCGCTCAAAGCATCTTCTCCGCAAGCACCAATTGCCGATTTTTTCTTTGACGATTTTCACCACCAAGGTGCATACTTAGAAAGCTACACAGCTGCTTTTGCCGTTTTTGGTTACCAAAAGGACAGCCTAACAAGAGACTCATGGTATATGGATAAATTAATGCGCTTGTATGAAAATCCTGCAGCAGATGCCTACGATTTCTTCCTGAAACTTGGCCCGCTAAAGAATATCACCAAGAACTATCATCATGATAATTTCTTCTGGAACCAGATTGTGGACCACCCCAACTATGATGAGTTCTGGCAAAAAAGAAACATTCTTCCTCATTTAAAAAATATAGATCATGCGGTCATGACTGTTGGAGGATGGTTTGATGCCGAAGATCTTTATGGACCTTTAAATATTTACAAAACAGTTGAAGCTACCAGTCCAAAAGCGAAAAATAGTATTGTTATGGGCCCTTGGGACCATGGCGCATGGGCTCGGGAGAAAGGAAAGACAATCCACAACCATATTTATTTTGGGGATAGCATATCATCGTTTTACTTAAAAAATATTGAAAGTAAATTCTTTGCACACCATTTAAAAGATGACGGCCCAGACACCTTGCCTGAAGCCTATATGTTTGATACCGGAGCTAAGAAATGGGAAACTTTTGATGCTTGGCCTCCAAAAGAAATTGAACCCATCAGCCTTTATTTTGGTGAAAACGGAAAACTAAGCATCAATAAACCAATTGATGAAAAGGCGGTCTTTGAATACACTAGTGACCCACAGAAGCCGGTACCCTACACTTCACAGATAGAAGGATTGACTTTCACCCCTAGAAGATATATGTCAGATGACCAAAGGCAAGCTTCAAGACGCCCAGACGTATTAACCTTTGAAACAGATGCTCTTAAAGAAGATAGAGTTTTGGCTGGTGAAATAATGGCGAAATTAAAAGTAGCCATGACAGGAACAGATGGAGATTTTATTGTAAAACTAGTAGACGTTTACCCGGATGACCATGAACAATACGAGCATAATCCTGATAACATTATTATGGGAGGTTACCAGCAGCTTGTTCGTGCCGAAGTTTTTAGAGGTAGGTTTAGAAACAGTTTTGAAAATCCCGAACCATTTGTTCCCGGTGAGCCAAGCGATGTAAATTTCAGACTACAGGATATATTACATACGTTTAAAAAAGGCCATCGTATTATGATACAGATTCACAGTACTTGGTTTCCATATATTGACCGTAATCCGCAGAAATACGTAGATAATATATACAAAGCCGATGAGGAAGATTTCATAAAATCTACCATTCAAGTATTTGGATCTTCATCCGTAGAGGTGGGTGGTACTCAAGATTGTTGTGCCCCAGAGCCGTTTCGGTCTTCAAATGAAAAAATAATAAAAGACTAG
- the mfd gene encoding transcription-repair coupling factor, with protein MTQSSIQQLFSQSSQTRKLQDTIAQKFPANAEKNQNTNHAIILKGLTGSSLSFVFSDVFQNSDRPFLLIFNDKEEAAYYLNDLEQIIGEKDVLFYPGSYRRPYQIEETDNANVLLRAEVLNRINSRKKPAIIVTYPDALFEKVVTRRELEKNTLKVKLNDTISLDFLNEVLFEYKFKRVDFVTEPGEFSVRGGIVDVFSFSNDEPYRIEFFGDEVDSIRTFDVDTQLSTSKVNKINVIPNVASKFLEENRQNFLEYVSSDTVIFAKNTDYIFDRLDDFFAKAIEAFTKLSEDIKHAEPEALFMNSKSFKKQLKAFALLTTETSTSSELVDKAVTIQFNTHPQPSFNKKFDLLIENLNAYKARGYTNYIFCASDQQAKRFHAIFEEVNEHVDYKTIVTPLYQGFIDDDQKLVCYTDHQVFERYHKFNLKNGYAKKQAITLKELNKLEIGDYVTHIDHGIGKFGGLQKIDVEGKKQEAIKLAYGERDILYVSIHSLHKISKFNGKDGAAPKIYKLGSAAWKKLKQKTKTRVKKIAFDLIKVYAKRRLEKGFQYDPDSYLQTELEASFIYEDTPDQSTATEDFKKDMESERPMDRLICGDVGFGKTEVAIRAAFKAVDNGKQVAVLVPTTILAFQHHRTFTERLKEMPVNVDYLNRFRTAKERRETLAKLEAGQVDIIIGTHQLVNKNVKFKDLGLLIVDEEQKFGVAVKDKLKSIKENVDVLTLTATPIPRTLQFSLMAARDLSVIKTPPPNRYPIESRVIRFGEEVIRDSISYEIQRGGQVFFIHNRIENIKEVAGMIQRLVPDAKVGIGHGQMDGKKLENLMLSFMNGEFDVLVSTTIIESGLDVTNANTIFINNANNFGLSDLHQMRGRVGRSNKKAFCYFITPPYESMTPEARKRIEALSQFTELGSGFNIAMKDLEIRGAGDLLGGEQSGFINEIGFETYQKILAEAIDELKENEFKDLYEEVEGHQEKPFVKETQLDSDFQLLFPDDYINNITERLTLYTDLNDVADEESLLKFEAQLIDRFGEIPIEAEDLLNSVRVKWIANSIGIEKVVMKKGKLIGYFISDQESRFYQSPIFTKVLQFVQHHPQHCKIKEKQTRNGLRLILVFERITSVEKALKAMAPFKETVGAVS; from the coding sequence AAAAGGACTCACGGGTTCTTCTTTGTCTTTTGTGTTTTCTGATGTTTTTCAAAATTCAGATAGGCCTTTCCTTTTAATTTTCAACGATAAAGAAGAGGCTGCTTATTATCTGAATGATTTAGAACAAATTATAGGTGAGAAAGATGTACTTTTTTATCCCGGAAGTTACCGTAGGCCTTACCAGATTGAGGAGACGGACAATGCCAATGTTCTTTTACGTGCCGAGGTTCTTAACCGTATCAACTCACGTAAAAAACCGGCTATAATCGTCACCTACCCAGATGCTCTTTTTGAAAAGGTTGTCACCCGTCGTGAACTTGAAAAGAACACCTTAAAAGTTAAATTAAATGACACCATCTCACTAGACTTTCTTAATGAGGTGCTTTTTGAATACAAGTTTAAACGAGTAGATTTTGTAACCGAACCAGGAGAATTTTCTGTTCGTGGGGGTATAGTAGATGTGTTCTCATTTTCTAACGATGAACCTTACCGTATAGAGTTTTTTGGTGATGAAGTAGATAGCATCCGTACGTTTGATGTAGACACACAACTATCTACGAGCAAAGTGAATAAAATAAATGTTATCCCCAACGTAGCAAGCAAATTCTTAGAAGAGAATAGACAGAATTTCCTAGAATATGTCTCTTCTGATACCGTAATTTTTGCTAAAAACACAGATTACATTTTTGACCGCTTAGATGATTTCTTCGCGAAGGCCATAGAGGCGTTCACAAAATTATCCGAAGATATTAAGCATGCAGAGCCCGAAGCGCTATTTATGAATTCAAAGAGTTTTAAAAAGCAACTGAAGGCTTTTGCTCTTTTAACTACTGAGACTTCTACATCATCGGAATTGGTTGATAAGGCTGTTACCATTCAGTTCAATACACATCCTCAACCTTCGTTCAATAAAAAATTCGATTTATTAATTGAAAACCTGAATGCTTACAAGGCGAGAGGGTATACCAATTACATTTTTTGCGCTAGTGATCAACAGGCAAAACGCTTTCATGCTATTTTTGAAGAAGTAAACGAACATGTAGATTACAAGACCATAGTTACACCTCTTTACCAAGGTTTTATTGATGATGACCAAAAATTAGTTTGCTATACGGACCACCAAGTATTTGAGCGTTACCACAAATTCAACCTTAAGAATGGATACGCCAAAAAGCAGGCAATTACACTAAAAGAGCTCAACAAGCTTGAAATTGGAGATTACGTAACCCATATTGATCATGGTATTGGCAAATTTGGCGGACTTCAAAAAATTGATGTAGAAGGCAAAAAACAAGAGGCAATTAAATTAGCATATGGCGAGCGAGACATTCTATATGTTAGCATTCATTCCCTTCACAAAATATCAAAGTTCAATGGTAAAGACGGTGCCGCACCAAAAATTTATAAACTAGGTTCTGCTGCTTGGAAAAAACTTAAACAAAAAACCAAGACCAGAGTCAAGAAAATTGCCTTTGATTTAATTAAGGTTTATGCCAAACGAAGATTGGAAAAAGGTTTTCAATATGATCCTGATAGCTACTTGCAAACTGAACTGGAAGCTTCCTTTATTTACGAAGACACACCAGACCAAAGCACTGCTACCGAGGACTTTAAAAAGGATATGGAAAGTGAGCGCCCTATGGATCGCCTTATTTGTGGTGATGTAGGTTTTGGTAAAACAGAAGTGGCAATTCGTGCAGCTTTTAAAGCTGTTGATAATGGCAAGCAAGTTGCTGTGCTTGTGCCAACCACAATTCTGGCTTTTCAACACCACCGTACTTTCACGGAACGATTAAAAGAAATGCCGGTAAACGTTGATTATCTGAACCGTTTTAGAACCGCAAAAGAACGTAGGGAAACTCTAGCAAAACTTGAAGCTGGCCAAGTAGATATCATCATCGGCACGCACCAATTGGTAAACAAAAATGTAAAATTCAAAGACTTAGGGCTCCTCATTGTAGATGAAGAACAAAAATTTGGGGTTGCTGTAAAAGACAAATTAAAATCAATAAAAGAAAATGTTGATGTCCTAACATTAACTGCCACGCCTATACCTAGAACGTTACAATTTAGCTTAATGGCGGCACGAGATCTTTCGGTTATTAAAACACCACCACCTAACCGGTATCCTATTGAAAGTAGGGTAATTCGTTTTGGGGAAGAAGTTATCCGTGATTCTATCAGCTATGAAATACAACGTGGCGGGCAAGTATTTTTTATTCATAACCGAATTGAAAACATAAAAGAGGTTGCCGGTATGATTCAACGCTTGGTTCCTGATGCCAAAGTAGGCATTGGCCATGGCCAAATGGATGGTAAAAAGCTGGAAAACCTCATGCTCTCCTTTATGAACGGTGAATTCGATGTTCTGGTTTCCACAACTATTATTGAAAGTGGGCTGGACGTTACCAACGCCAATACCATATTTATAAATAATGCTAATAATTTTGGACTGAGTGATTTGCACCAAATGCGTGGCCGTGTTGGGCGTAGCAATAAAAAAGCATTCTGCTATTTTATAACTCCACCTTATGAATCTATGACTCCTGAAGCTAGAAAACGTATTGAGGCATTATCTCAATTTACAGAACTGGGTAGCGGTTTCAACATTGCCATGAAAGATCTAGAGATTCGCGGTGCGGGAGATTTATTAGGAGGGGAACAAAGTGGTTTCATTAATGAAATTGGTTTTGAGACCTATCAGAAAATATTAGCGGAAGCTATTGATGAGCTGAAAGAAAACGAATTTAAAGACCTCTATGAAGAAGTAGAAGGGCATCAAGAAAAACCTTTTGTAAAAGAAACACAGCTAGATTCTGATTTCCAACTACTCTTTCCTGACGATTACATCAATAACATTACTGAGAGGCTTACACTTTACACAGACCTGAACGATGTTGCCGATGAAGAAAGCCTACTAAAATTTGAAGCGCAATTAATTGATCGCTTTGGAGAGATTCCTATTGAGGCCGAAGATTTGCTGAATTCTGTTCGTGTAAAATGGATTGCAAACAGCATTGGTATTGAAAAAGTGGTCATGAAAAAAGGCAAGTTGATAGGTTATTTTATTTCAGATCAAGAATCGCGTTTTTATCAAAGTCCAATTTTCACGAAGGTCTTGCAATTTGTACAACACCATCCACAGCATTGCAAAATCAAAGAAAAGCAAACAAGAAATGGTCTACGTTTAATATTAGTATTTGAACGAATAACCTCGGTAGAGAAAGCCTTAAAAGCTATGGCTCCTTTTAAAGAAACGGTAGGGGCTGTTTCATAG